A region of Lycium barbarum isolate Lr01 chromosome 3, ASM1917538v2, whole genome shotgun sequence DNA encodes the following proteins:
- the LOC132633855 gene encoding protein DETOXIFICATION 53, with the protein MQVSGELLLLGKIACPVALTTLLLFSKNIISMLFLGHMGKTELAGGSLAIGFANVTGFSVMKGLCMGMEPICSQAYGAKRWSVLTQTYIKMFLLLLAVTVPITFLWLNVEPVFLRLGQDRVITKVAKGYLIFSIPELLASAHLNPLRAFLRTQCINTPATLIATCATVLHLPLTYLLVTYLNLNVKGIALASVLYSLNMNIGLLLYLVMSKVAIKPWAGASIISTLQGWRPLLSLALPSLFSVCLEWWWYEIVLFLSGLLNNPDSCVAAMGILIQTTGTIYVFPFSLSLSISQRVGNELGAGNPDRAKLAALIGIFVALAFGFTAFGVTIGMKSVWGKLYTNEPQILALISAALPILGLAEIGNAPQTAACGVLTGSARPTMGVRINLAAFYLVGLPCACVFAFKLKIGFRGLWLGLVAAQFSCLCMMVYTLMQTDWKLQARRAEELTNASSDKDDVGTNLVP; encoded by the coding sequence ATGCAGGTGAGTGGAGAACTACTTTTACTTGGAAAAATTGCATGTCCAGTTGCCTTAACAACATTACTTTTGTTTTCAAAGAACATTATATCTATGCTTTTCTTGGGCCATATGGGTAAGACAGAATTAGCTGGAGGCTCACTAGCAATTGGGTTTGCAAATGTAACAGGCTTTTCTGTAATGAAAGGGCTTTGTATGGGTATGGAGCCCATTTGTTCCCAAGCTTATGGTGCCAAAAGATGGTCAGTTCTCACCCAAACATACATCAAAATGTTTTTGCTTCTCTTAGCTGTTACAGTTCCAATCACTTTTCTATGGCTAAATGTGGAACCTGTTTTCCTTAGACTAGGCCAAGATCGAGTAATTACTAAAGTTGCTAAAGGTTACTTAATTTTCTCCATTCCAGAGTTACTTGCTAGTGCTCATTTGAATCCTCTGAGAGCCTTTTTAAGGACACAATGCATAAATACACCGGCTACTTTAATAGCTACATGTGCAACAGTTTTGCACCTTCCATTAACCTATCTTCTTGTAACATACCTTAATTTGAATGTCAAAGGTATTGCCTTGGCCTCAGTTTTGTACTCACTCAACATGAATATTGGTTTACTGCTTTACTTGGTTATGTCCAAAGTGGCAATTAAACCATGGGCTGGTGCTTCAATTATCTCAACATTACAAGGGTGGCGTCCACTGCTGAGTTTGGCTTTGCCAAGCCTATTTTCCGTATGCTTGGAATGGTGGTGGTATGAGATTGTTCTATTCTTGAGTGGCTTATTAAACAACCCTGATTCTTGTGTAGCAGCTATGGGAATATTGATACAAACAACAGGGACAATTTATGTCTTCCCATTTTCACTAAGCTTGAGTATATCCCAACGTGTTGGTAATGAATTAGGGGCTGGTAACCCGGACCGTGCTAAATTAGCAGCCCTTATCGGTATCTTCGTGGCACTGGCTTTTGGATTCACTGCATTCGGTGTGACCATAGGGATGAAATCAGTATGGGGGAAATTGTACACGAATGAGCCACAAATACTTGCATTAATATCAGCAGCACTTCCGATCCTTGGATTAGCCGAGATAGGAAACGCTCCTCAAACAGCAGCATGTGGTGTGCTAACTGGTTCTGCAAGACCAACCATGGGTGTAAGGATAAATTTAGCAGCATTTTACCTAGTTGGATTACCATGTGCTTGTGTATTTGCTTTCAAACTCAAAATTGGCTTTAGGGGATTATGGTTAGGCCTAGTGGCAGCTCAATTTTCTTGTCTATGCATGATGGTGTATACATTAATGCAAACAGATTGGAAACTTCAGGCTAGAAGGGCAGAAGAGCTGACTAATGCATCTTCAGACAAGGATGATGTTGGAACCAACCTAGTACCTTAA